In a single window of the Desulfuromonas sp. TF genome:
- a CDS encoding DUF4125 family protein produces the protein MDIIKLMGKESIINYILDIEWEMSISLTTRNVWACHSDPFKFRTIRSCILKVWTYEMLENYLSHIKSAKNNGRNLITEKYDRIDNCIPYITQNPLIIDIVAISVYWHRELQVKYPILSKLCCPYVNAAVDGGKLWIFLRSELETYGERTVELYFKHAMSAYLNKKNLTSELLLNLTQKIGLKNLEQAESYLREKQLKNI, from the coding sequence ATGGATATAATCAAACTCATGGGTAAAGAATCGATTATAAATTATATACTGGATATAGAATGGGAGATGTCGATTTCATTAACGACGCGAAATGTTTGGGCTTGCCATAGTGATCCTTTCAAATTTAGGACAATAAGGAGTTGCATTTTAAAAGTATGGACATATGAAATGTTGGAGAACTATCTGAGTCACATTAAAAGTGCCAAAAACAATGGTCGAAATTTAATAACTGAAAAATATGATCGTATAGACAATTGTATTCCATATATTACTCAAAATCCTCTCATAATCGATATTGTAGCAATAAGTGTTTATTGGCACCGCGAACTACAAGTCAAGTATCCTATTTTATCTAAACTTTGTTGTCCCTATGTGAATGCTGCCGTCGATGGAGGCAAGCTTTGGATATTTTTACGAAGTGAACTGGAAACATATGGTGAGCGCACAGTGGAACTTTATTTTAAACACGCCATGAGCGCCTATCTAAATAAAAAGAACTTAACATCCGAACTATTGTTAAACCTCACCCAAAAAATTGGGTTAAAAAATCTCGAACAAGCAGAAAGTTACTTAAGAGAAAAGCAACTAAAAAACATATAG
- a CDS encoding DUF1329 domain-containing protein, which yields MRNQIILNLMYLTLAVTTALAATEADLEKTFYPYKSGVPSAAGITPGMVINASNWQVAKDVLPEEILTYIKDGDYVITVGETTSFDVHPDFIEATKANLNRAKLGDKVGVIYNADSGLPFVNELTTDDPRAGEKLIWNFRKSYSQGDSWWINPWFWQYRNMKTGQVERNLRFNFHFMKLSNRTRVAPFPEYTPNPDKLFRSTYIMAEEPFDIKNTQILIQRYQDDTKLDNSYLYLGYQRRVRRMSSGQYTDAFLGSDITLEDFEGYNGRISDMNWTYKGTKNVLVPYYNHNEMPLDQEIYKNDPDGYKMIAVTGKGGCFPDVTWQLRKMYILESSPVDKAHPVSKRIHYVDTQTFGMPLNFIYDRSGKFWKNFIIGYTHADYDAPQNKGTGVAMYNYFSMIDVQADHCTTAEFKTITNAPETTPELFSVQQLRSAGR from the coding sequence ATGAGAAACCAAATTATTCTGAACCTGATGTACTTAACCCTGGCAGTAACTACGGCTTTGGCAGCGACCGAGGCGGATTTGGAAAAGACATTCTATCCTTACAAGAGCGGTGTCCCCTCCGCTGCCGGGATCACACCAGGGATGGTCATCAATGCAAGCAACTGGCAGGTTGCCAAAGACGTGCTCCCGGAGGAAATTCTGACCTATATTAAAGACGGCGACTATGTGATCACGGTCGGCGAGACCACCTCTTTTGACGTACATCCGGACTTTATTGAAGCGACAAAGGCTAACCTCAATCGAGCCAAGCTTGGCGACAAGGTTGGCGTTATCTATAATGCTGATTCTGGACTCCCCTTTGTGAACGAGCTCACCACCGATGATCCCAGGGCCGGTGAAAAGTTGATCTGGAATTTCAGAAAATCGTACTCCCAAGGGGATTCTTGGTGGATCAATCCCTGGTTCTGGCAGTACCGCAACATGAAAACCGGTCAGGTTGAGCGAAACCTGAGGTTTAACTTTCACTTTATGAAACTCAGCAATCGCACCAGGGTCGCCCCCTTTCCCGAATACACCCCTAACCCCGACAAGCTTTTCCGTAGCACCTATATAATGGCAGAGGAACCCTTTGATATAAAAAACACGCAGATTCTCATTCAGCGTTATCAAGATGATACAAAGTTAGATAATTCCTACCTCTACCTCGGTTACCAACGTCGGGTTCGCCGCATGTCCAGCGGGCAATATACAGATGCCTTTCTAGGCTCTGATATTACTCTTGAAGACTTCGAAGGATATAATGGCCGTATCAGCGATATGAATTGGACTTACAAAGGAACAAAAAATGTCCTAGTACCATATTATAACCACAATGAGATGCCCCTGGACCAAGAGATCTATAAAAACGATCCTGATGGCTATAAGATGATCGCTGTAACGGGCAAAGGCGGTTGTTTCCCAGATGTGACTTGGCAGCTACGGAAAATGTATATATTAGAATCTTCGCCGGTGGATAAAGCTCATCCGGTCAGCAAACGGATCCACTATGTTGATACCCAAACATTTGGTATGCCTCTCAATTTTATTTATGACCGCTCCGGGAAATTCTGGAAAAACTTTATTATCGGCTACACACATGCGGATTATGATGCGCCGCAAAACAAGGGAACCGGTGTCGCTATGTATAATTATTTCTCTATGATCGATGTTCAGGCCGATCACTGCACCACGGCAGAGTTCAAAACCATTACAAATGCCCCCGAAACAACGCCCGAATTGTTCTCGGTCCAGCAACTGCGTTCAGCTGGTCGTTAA
- a CDS encoding DUF1302 family protein, producing the protein MPGRTRTMKATKVLLGMIACIGGMLLLTTPVGAKKVEVDGFLENATHVRDGRGLSKFRNTAQLEFMKEIDSNFFSQFSINGVLRATYDGVYDLNDDEFGASAREDYLGQNWHPRGDATTGHPILGGKPFLSAPVPFPCENDPTLCRNLDDYMDLDEDEAKFPEFNDEFDFIRELYLDTAYDLSGGDKFAVRLGKQQVVWGKTDLFRVLDVINPVDYSRHNIYDELEDIRIPQWILQAESRMGQTGIFSEFNSTLVWNFDKFRPSVLGQSGQPYAILDAGNFFSSYLNIDAHPVVGPLYPGGPVPIIHDVDIPSWKLRNTQIGLKFEGVYKDTTFSANILHYRQQLPSLHFREHPAVPGSGLPATDGVFDIVFPRVNLFGGSIDYYSQSMDAVWRLEAVYTNGEELPRDKDGHKETDIVRYVIGFDKNQMIPFLNKKRAFLISTQVFGQHILDHENDMPDYKDNWTATLLLKGWWYSDRISPQLLMARDIRSDGMAVAPSIEWLMTDNLKITLTANVKSGGKKKFDWSANDALAGESLPNDYEPLARFTNGPMGVANQEDEIQLTLRYTF; encoded by the coding sequence ATGCCCGGCAGAACAAGGACAATGAAAGCGACAAAGGTGCTCCTAGGTATGATCGCCTGCATTGGCGGCATGCTGCTGCTTACGACACCGGTAGGAGCGAAAAAAGTCGAGGTTGATGGCTTTCTTGAAAACGCCACACATGTCAGAGACGGACGGGGATTATCAAAATTTCGCAATACCGCACAGCTGGAGTTTATGAAGGAGATCGACAGCAACTTCTTTTCCCAGTTTTCCATCAATGGTGTATTGCGTGCCACTTATGATGGCGTTTATGATCTGAACGATGATGAATTCGGAGCGTCTGCAAGGGAAGACTATCTTGGGCAAAACTGGCACCCCCGAGGCGATGCAACAACCGGCCACCCGATTTTGGGCGGGAAACCCTTTCTCTCTGCTCCCGTGCCATTCCCCTGCGAAAACGATCCAACTCTGTGTAGGAATCTTGATGATTACATGGACCTGGATGAGGACGAGGCCAAGTTCCCGGAGTTCAATGATGAATTTGACTTCATAAGAGAACTCTATCTTGACACGGCCTACGACCTGTCTGGCGGCGATAAATTTGCCGTTCGCCTTGGCAAACAACAGGTTGTCTGGGGAAAAACCGACCTGTTCAGAGTGCTCGATGTCATCAATCCGGTCGATTATTCGCGCCATAACATTTATGACGAGTTGGAGGATATCCGCATCCCACAGTGGATATTGCAGGCTGAATCACGCATGGGACAAACCGGCATTTTCAGTGAGTTCAATTCCACCCTGGTATGGAATTTCGACAAGTTCCGGCCCAGCGTCCTCGGCCAGTCCGGCCAACCGTATGCGATCCTGGATGCCGGGAATTTCTTCAGCTCCTACCTGAATATCGATGCTCACCCTGTAGTTGGCCCCCTGTATCCTGGAGGACCAGTACCCATTATTCATGATGTTGATATCCCCAGCTGGAAATTAAGAAACACTCAAATCGGATTGAAATTTGAAGGTGTCTACAAAGACACGACCTTCTCTGCCAATATTCTGCATTACCGTCAGCAACTGCCGTCTCTGCATTTTCGAGAGCATCCGGCAGTCCCGGGTAGCGGCCTGCCCGCAACCGATGGGGTCTTCGATATTGTCTTCCCCAGGGTCAACTTATTCGGTGGTTCCATCGACTACTACTCCCAGTCGATGGATGCGGTTTGGCGACTGGAGGCCGTCTACACAAATGGCGAAGAACTTCCCCGCGATAAGGACGGACACAAAGAAACTGACATTGTCCGTTATGTAATCGGTTTCGACAAAAACCAGATGATTCCCTTTCTTAACAAGAAGCGCGCCTTCCTGATCTCTACCCAGGTATTTGGTCAGCACATCTTGGATCATGAGAACGATATGCCCGACTACAAAGACAATTGGACCGCCACCCTTCTCTTAAAGGGCTGGTGGTACAGCGACCGGATCAGCCCCCAACTCCTGATGGCGCGTGACATTCGAAGTGACGGGATGGCAGTTGCACCAAGCATCGAATGGCTTATGACCGACAATCTGAAGATAACCTTAACCGCCAATGTCAAATCCGGGGGCAAGAAAAAATTCGACTGGAGTGCAAATGATGCCTTGGCAGGAGAATCGCTGCCCAACGATTATGAGCCATTGGCTCGTTTTACTAACGGACCTATGGGCGTTGCCAACCAAGAAGATGAAATCCAACTGACCCTTCGCTACACCTTCTAA